From the Synechococcus sp. KORDI-49 genome, the window GGACGCTTCGTGCCCAGCGACCGTGCTGGACGAGCCATCCGGGCAGGTCTGGCCGGCATGGCATCGGCCCTCGGCAGCAGCGAGGAGAGAGGAATGCTGGAACGCTTCCTGACTCGGGCCGCCCAGCCTCTGCCGCTCTCGGCCCTGCCGCCGTCATCCCTCCTCGAGAGAGTGACCGCCGCCGGTCGCCACAGGCTGGCGGCGGATCTGACTCTGCTTCAGGAGTGTTCAGCACTGCCGGCCGCCTTCCCTGCCAACGCCAGAGTGCTGGTGGTGCAGGGGAATCTGGATGCCATCGTGCCGGCCATCAGTCAGCAGCAGCTGACCGCTGCTCTGCCGGGAGACCGGATCGAGATCGTGACGCTGCCGGACTGGGGACATGCCCTGATCAACCTGCCGGTGCTGGCGAGGGTGCGGGCCTGGCTGGAGCAGGGCCCATGAACGCTGCCTGGAGCCGCAGGGTGCTGGAGACATTCGACGCTTCAGCACGCCGTTACGACGCTCTGGCGACATTGCAGCAGGCCATGGCCCTGCGCCTGGCGGAACATTGCCGACGCACCGACATCGTCAGCGGCTTCTGGGTGGATCTGGGCAGCGGCACCGGTCAGCTGGCCGAGGCTCTCGAAGCGATCCGACCGGGCCAGACCGTGCTGCGGGTGGACGGCAGCGCCGCCATGCTGCGCCAGCATCCCGCCACCGCCGCCACCGAACGGTTTGACCTGAGTTCAGGGCTGCCGCTCTGGTCACGACCACCGACGCTGCTGGCCTCCAGTTTTGTCCTGCACTGGCTGCCCGAGCCGGAACGACAGCTGCGGCGGTGGTGGAACGCTCTGGCTCCGGGGGGTGTCCTGGCCCTGAGCGTTCCGATCCGAGGCAGCTTCCCGCAATGGCATGCCGCAGCGACAGCAGCAGGGGTGCCCTGTACGGCGCTGCCGTTACCGGACGGTGAGCAACTGCTGGAAGCCATTCCTGGCTCGGCGATCCATCTCCAGCGTCAGTTGCTGTTCACGCAGAGTGCATCCGATCCCCTGCGACTGCTGCGACCGATGGCGGAACTCGGTGCCGGCACCACCTCCGCCCCGCAGCTTTCGGCCGCAGCCTGGCGGCGCCTGCTGAGGGCCTGGCCGCAGGCCGGCGGACGATCATTCAGGCTGAGCTGGCGGATCCTGCTGGTGCTGCTGCGCCGATGACGTCTTCCCCCATGCGGATCGTGGTCTGCGGCACAGACACCGACGTCGGCAAAACGGTGGTGAGCGCCTGGCTGGTGCAGGGGCTTCAGGCCACCTACTGGAAACCGGTGCAGAGCGGACTGGACGAAGGAAGTGACCGGGATCGGATCTGTCAGCTGCTGAACCTCCCACCCGAGCGATGGCTGCGCGAGGCGTACGCGTTCCGCCGGCCCCTGTCTCCCCACTGGGCGGCCGAATGCGACGGCGCGGAGCTCGATCCCGCCTGTCTCGGCCTGCCGCCCTGCAACGGCCCCCTGGTGGTGGAGACCGCCGGAGGGCTGATGGTGCCGCTCAACCGCTCCTGGCTGCAGATCGATCAGCTGCAGCGCTGGCAGCTGCCGGTGGTGCTCGTCGCCCGCAGTGGACTGGGAACGCTCAATCACACCCTGCTGAGCCTGGAGGCCCTGCGGCACCGGGGCATTGCCGTTCTCGGACTGATCCTCAACGGCCCTCCCCATGCCGACAATCCCGGCACCCTGGAGCAGTTCGGTGGAATCCCGGTGCTGGCGCAGCTGCCACCCCTGAATCCGCTCGATGCACACGCTCTGGACCGCCAGTGGCGGCAGCAGGGCCTCAGCACTAAATTCCGACAGCTTCTTGCTCCCGCTCGCTCATGAACGGTCGTCAGTCCTTGGTGAGTGGGGTGGTGCTTCTCCTCTGCGTCGGTGTGCTCGTGCTGTTCACCGATATCGAAGTTCAGGTCATCCGCTGGCTGAACTGCGGACCGTTCGCCACCGAGAGTGAACGCTCCACGACCGTCTGCCGCTGAACAGTCTGCCGCTGAACAGCCTGCCGCTGAACCCTCAGCCGAGCGAGCGCGATCGCATCGGACAGGTCCCCATGCGGATCGAGACGTGGCGGACCGCCATCGACAGGGGCCATCCCTGACGCAGCTGTTCATGGATCTGCTCGATGTGCGTCGGAGACCAGCCGCGCATTTCCAGCAGCACGCGGATGGACGGCCAGCCGCCTTCCGCGAACACCTGATGGCGGGGAGGTTGCGCTCCGCTCAGTCCGGAGCGAGGCCCGGCAGCAGAGACGAATCGGTTGGATGGCCGTCGGATCCGCGTCGTGGCCATCGGCAACCACCAGCGCACTGGGCCTCAATATGACAAAAGCTGAGCGAATGGCCATGACATCGGCGGGTCCACACACACGGCATCCCAACCTCTGGCCTCCCTTCACTCAGCTCGCCCGCAGCGAACCGCCGCGACGGGTCTCCAGGGCCGATGGAGCCCTGCTGCATCTCGAGTCCGGAGAACCACTGATCGATGCGATCAGCAGCTGGTGGGTGACGTTGCACGGCCATGCCCATCCCGACCTGGCGGCCGCCGTCCACGACCAGGCCAGGACACTTGAGCAAGTTATTTTCGCCGATTTCACCCACGCGCCGGCCGAACGGCTGGCGGAACGGCTGAGCGCGATCACCGGCCTGCAACGGCTCTTCTTCTCCGACAACGGCTCCACGGCGGTGGAGGTGGCGCTCAAGATCGCCTGTCAGTGGTGGGCCAATCGCGGCGAGGCGCGCCATCAGATCGTGGCCTTCGATGGGGCGTATCACGGCGACACCTTCGGGGCGATGGCCGTGGGAGAGCGCAATCTGTTCAGTGCACCGTTCGAGGACAAGCTCTTCCCGGTCGCCCGTGTGCCCTGGCCGGCCACCTGGTGGGACGACGATGCGGTGGAAGCGCGCGAAGCCGAGGCGCTGGCGGTGCTGAGCCGCACCCTGGAAACACCCACTGCAGCGGTGATCCTCGAGCCGCTGCTGCAGGGGGCCGGCGGCATGGCTGTGGTCCGTCCTCAGTTTCTCAAGGCGGTGCAGAGGCTGGTCCATGACGCCGGGGCGCTGCTGATCGCCGATGAGGTGCTGACCGGCTTCGGGCGATGCGGCGACTGGTTCGCCAGCCGGCGGGCCGGGCTGCAACCCGATCTGATGGCCCTGTCCAAGGGACTCACCGGCGGCTGCCTGCCGATGGGGGTCACCATGGCCAGCGAACGGATCTTCTCGGCCTTCATCGGCAGTGATCCTTCACTCACCCTCTGGCACGGCCACAGCTTCACCGCCAACCCCCTGGGCTGTGCGGTGGCCAATGCCAGCCTCGATCTGCTGGAGGTGGAGCCGCAGCGCTTCCTTGGATTCGAGGCCCGCCATCGCCCGCATCTGCAGGCACTGAGCCGGCACCCGCGCGTCGACCACTGCCGCCTGATCGGCACCCTGGCGGCCTTCGACCTTGCTGTGGAGGGAACAGCGGGCTACCTCAACCCCGCGGGGCCAACCGTCAAGCGCATCGCCATGGAAGCGGGCGTGTTCCTGCGGCCGCTCGGACAGGTGGTGTACCTGCTGCCTCCGCTGTGCATCACGGATGCGCAGTTGGAGCAGTGCTATGCAGCGATCGGCAAGGCCCTCGATCAGCTCTGACTCAGGGCCCGGCCTGGATCGCCGCCTCCACATCCGCTCGCGACAGGCCATAGGGGAGGGAGCAGACGCGATCGGCCTGATCCGGGCGCTGCCAGGCCACCCGCAGATCCTCCCTCTCCAGCTGCAGCTCTGCGGTCCACTCGGGCGTGACCAACGACCAGAGACAGGGATCGCCATCAACCCTCGAAGCCCCCAGGGAATCCAGCCACTGCTCAAGCGCCCGGATGGAGTGCTGATTCAGCGGTGTGGTCTGCGGTGGCAGGTCTGACATGCGATGGCGGGGCTGCGGCGTTGTCCCGAGTCTGCTCATCCGTGAGCCAGCCCGGTGAGACCTGCCAGTCACGTCCCTGCAGGGCCGCCACACCGAGCCCGAACACGAGGCACACCAGCAGCGCCAGCGTCAGCAGCACCAGCGAGAACCACTCACCGCCGGAGAGGGGACGCCGCTCCCCGATCCCCTGCCAGCTGTCCCGACGGTCCGGAGCGGCCGCCAGCGGAGCGATGGTCCGTTTCAGCCGCTGTTCGTCGTACAGGCGACGTCGCGCGGGATCCGCCAGCAGCTCATACGACTCACGCAACTGCTGAAAGCGCTGCGCGGCCAACGCGGCGGGAAGTGCTGTGGTGTCCGGATGCAGAGTTTTGCTCTGACGACGGAAGGCCTGGCGCAACTGTTCCGGATCGGCCCGGACGGACACCCCGAGCCGTGCGTAGTGACAGGAGGGCGTCTCCGGCACGGTGGGTTCGGCGGCGATTCAATCTAGGAACAGTCGTGCTGATGGTTGATGCCTGACCCCTCCAACCCGGGAGCGGAGCTCTGGCAGGTTCTGGACTGGACCCCCACGCCAGAGCAACAACAGCAGTTCCTGACGCTGCAGGAGCTGCTGCGGGAATGGAACGGCCGCGTCAATCTGACCCGGCTTGTGGAAGGCGATGACTTCTGGATCAACCAGGTCTTCGACAGCCTCTGGCCACTGGGCAGGGAGCTGCAGCAAGCCGACCGGCCGCTGAACTGCATCGATGTGGGCACCGGCGGAGGCTTCCCCGGCCTCGCCGTGGCGATCGCCCTTCCCCATGCGCGACTCACCCTGGTGGATTCGGTCGGGCGCAAGACGGCGGCCGTTGCGGAGATGGCCCGATCCCTCGGACTCTCGGAACGGGTGAGCGTGCGCACCGAGCGGGTCGAAACCACCGGACGAGACAGGCGCTGTCGAGGCATGTTCGACCTGGCCATGGCACGGGCGGTGGCCGCGGCACCGGTGGTGGCCGAGTATCTGGTGCCGCTGCTGCAACCGAGCGGCCAGGCCCTGCTGTACCGCGGTCAGTGGAGCGAGGCCGACGGCCGGGACCTGCAGGGGGCCCTGCGGGATCTGAAGGCGCGGATCACAGAGGTGCAACAGCAGCAGCTGCCAGGCGATCGGGGCATTCGCCACCTGCTGCGGCTGCAACAGGACGGTCCCTGCCCGTCAGGCTTCCCCCGCGCTGTGGGCGTGCCCGGCAAACTGCCGCTGGGGAGTTGACGTCGGTCGTCAGACGCTGATCAGACGACGCTGCGGCTCACCGGCGAGGCGATCACGCAGTCGCCGCAGCAACGAGGGAATGCGATCACGCCAGGGACTCGTCCCCAGCACGGAGCGCAGGTCCTGCTCGCTGACATCCGCGTCGAGGGGATCGGCGTTGGCGCCGGGGAACCAGTGCCCCCCCTGGCCGAGGAGTCGGTAGCGCGCTCTGGCGTACTGCTCCAGATCCCAGGCCTCAAGCAGGTTATGGAGCCAGAGCAGCACGGGCAGATTGATCTCCCCGGGGGTCTGCTGCCAGCTGGGCAGGCCCACCTGCCAGCTGGAGAGCCAGTCAGCACCCAGGCTTGAGAGGGCGGCGGCCTGCAGCCGGGCATGCACCGGTCCGATCAGCTCGGCGGCATCCGGAAGCCTCTGCACCGCTTCGAGGTGCCGATCGAGATCGGAGGGACGCGCGGCTCCGACACTGATGGTGTGCACCCGTGGGTCACGGAGGCAGAAGAGGTCGTTGAAGACGATCGGGTGCAGCGGAGCGCAGAGTTCGAGCAGGCGATCCGAGGGGCTGTGCAGATGGCCGCCCTTGTCGGTGGGGCTGATGATGAACACCCCCATGTCCTGGCGTCGGGCGGCGTCGAGAGCCGGACTGTTGTCCTGACGGATGTAATACCAGTGAAGGTTGACGTAATCGAACGCTCCGCTGTCGCAGGCGGTCGCGATCAGATCGACGGGGCCATGGGTGGAGAACCCCACATGACCGATGCGGCCGTCCTTCTGCCAGCGGCGCACCACCTCCAGACAGCCCCCGGAACGCAGCGCCAGATCGAGATGCCGCGGTTGATTGATGCCATGGATGGCCAGCAGCTCCAGACGATCGCGACCCAGCCGCTCGAAGGTGAGGGAGAGCAGATCCTCGAACTCTTTGGGATCGTCGCGCGGTGGAACCTTGCTCTGCAGGATGCGGTGCGGATCGGGAATGTCCGGCAAGGCCCAGCCGAGCTGCCGTTCCGAGCTGCCGTAATGGCGGGCGGTCTCCACATGGTGAAAACCATGGTCCACGGCCCGCTGAAGCGTGAGCAGCAGATTGGTCTGGGAGGCATCGGTGATCTGTTCAGCAGGCAGGTCACTCCAGCTCTGCTGAAACCGCATGCCACCGAGGGAGAGCACGGGCATCGGCAGCTCGGTTCGCCCGAACCGCCTGGTGGGCAGCGGGGTGCTCACGCGGTGTGTCTCGGCTTGATGCGACGCTTGCGCACCGCTGAAGGCATGCCCAGCGGCTGGAGGTGCTGACAGGCCAGCTGGTCACGCAGCTCATCGAGTTCCTCGAAGGGAACCCAATGGATGCAATCCACCGGACAGGTGTCGATCGCCTCCTGAATCCGCTCGCTGCTGTCACCGTCCTGACGGATGGCACGGGAGCGCCCGAAACTCGGCTCCACCACGAAGGTGTTGGTGGCGACATGGGCGCAGTAGCGGCAACCGATGCACACCGCCTCATCCACCCAGACCGCCCGCTCCCTCAACGCTCCACCCAGCATCGGTTCGCGACCGCTGGGGGCGTCCGGGAGCTTGGACGGTGCCTTAAAGGCGAGAGATGGATCAGTCAGGATCAGGCGTCCCAGCGCGTGACAACCAGCTCGATGGAGCCGTCCTGGGCGTTGGTCTGCTCGGCCACCTGAAAGCCTTCACGCAGGGAAGCTGCCAGCACGGTGTTGAGGGCATAGCGCTGGGTGAGCTGCGCCAGGAAGCGTTCAACAGGAATCCGCTGCTTCCAGAGATCCAGATCGGTCACCAGCTCAAAGGCTCCGGTCGAAGCATTCCATCGGAAGCCGAGGTCGCCCCCCTGATCCATGGTCACCGCGAGATCCGCCGTGACGGTCTGGCCCCGGTAACCGCGCACCGGGCGTTGACCCTTCTCAGGAGCCAGACCCAGATCCTCGAGGGCCTGAACCAGGGGCTCGATCTGACGCAATTCGGTCTTGACGGTGCTGAAGTGCGACATCAGTGGAGGTGTGCGGGAAGGGTCTGGGACTGAACTTCGGGCTGGAGAAAAGCCTCACCTGTGGGTTCCTGCCGTTCGACAGTTCCGAGGGCAGCCTCCAGACTTTCGGTGAGCTGCTGACACGCCTCTCCTGCCACCCCTTCGACCCGCTCTTCGACCCGACCGTCAGGCCGGATGGTGAAGCGGAGCGTGCGTTGGGGCATGCCGAAGCCGTGTTGAGGCACGCATGCTAGTTGGGTTGCCACGGGCCTGTTGGCTCAGGCGTAACAGACCGATGGATCCCGGATCAGTGGAGAAATCCTTCTTCGATCAGGGCCTGAAGCCGCTCGATGACACCCGGGTCCTCCAGCTGTTCGAGCGCCGTGCGGGCTTCGTCCCGCACGGACGCCTCGCTGTCCTGCAACAGGGATTCCACGATGGCCTCAACGATCTCCTGCTGACGGGGAGGCACCAGCTGCTCATGGAGTCTCCCGAGGGCCCAGATGCAGTTGCTGCGGACCACGGGTTCGCTGTCGATGCGCAGACTGCTGAGCAACTGACCGGCGGCGGGATCCGCCTTGGATGCCGAGCGACTGCCGGCCTCGGCCAGGGATCCCGGACACCAGAGACGGACCGCGGCCACATCGGTCTGCAGCGCCTGCATCAGTGGATTCAGCACCGGCGCGTCGGGGTAATTGCCCAGGCTCCAGGCCGCCGCCTTGCGGACATAGGCGTTGCTGTCGATCTGAAGCAGTTGCAGCAGCGGCTGCACAGCCGGAGGTGAAGGGTTGCGTCCTAAGGCATAGACGGCGCTCATCCGCTCAACCGGGCAGGGACGTTGCAACAGGGGCAGCAGCAGTGGCACGGCCCTCGGGTCGCGGTGCTCACAGAACACCTGCAGGCCCTGCAGCCGCTGATCGTGACCCTGCGTGAGCAGGATCAGGCCCTGATCACAGGCCCTGGCCGCATCGAGCGAGTGTTCCTCTCCGTCATCGATGGCGATCGCATCCAACGGGTCTCCGTCCTGTTCCGCCGCCAGCTCCCTGGCCAGCAGCTCCGGATCGAGCGACAGGCCTGCGAGGCCCTGATCCCGTGGTGAGGCGTCGGTCATGGCAGCGATCGTAGGGCGGGCCTGCTCCGGCTCAGCCGACGGGCGCCGGGGCCAGCATGTCTCCAGGCAGCCAGATGCGGGCACTCACCGCCACCAGAGCCAGGGCGAAGAGGAGCACGATCAGGACCGGCAACAGAGTGGATCGGAAAAAGGCCAAGGCTCACGGGCTGGTGGCGGCATTCTGCTGATTCGAGCGCCGAAGCAGCAGCACACAGAGCACCAGAAGGGCAAGCCCGCTCCAGCCGGCCAAGTGCTGATGCAGCAGAAAGGCGCCGGTGCCCAGCAGACCACCGAAGAGCACGCCATTGGCCAGAAGGAATCGCCGCAGCAGCGCCGGCAGAGTCTCGAGCGGGGTGACCCCGACCCGCTGCCGCAACCGGGCCCAGCCCGGACCGGGAGGACGCACCTGGCGGACGAAGCGCTCGAGCACCTCGTCCGATTCGGGCGGTGCGAGCAGAAGAGCCGTCAGCCAGACCACTGCGGAGACTCCGGTGATCACCGTCAGGCGAATGCCGTAGTCGTCGATGCGCACCAGGGGGATGACCGAGGTGAGCAGACCGACCCCGAAACCGCAGAGCATGGCCGCCAGCTCCGCCGCAGCATTCACACGCCACCAGAACCAACGCAGCACCAGCACCACCCCAGGCCCGGATCCGATGGCGATCACCAAGCGGAACACCGTGCCGATGCTGTCGCTCACCAGAGCGGTGATCACACCGAGCAGCAGCAGCAGCACGGTGGTCAGCTGACCGATCAGCAGCAGTTCACGGGAGCCGGCACGGGGCCTCAGGAACCGCTGGTAGAGGTCATGGGTGAGGTAGCTGGCTCCCCAGTTGACCGATGTGCTGACCGTGCTCATGAAGGCCGCCACCAGGGAGACCACCACAAGGCCGAG encodes:
- a CDS encoding DUF1257 domain-containing protein; translation: MSHFSTVKTELRQIEPLVQALEDLGLAPEKGQRPVRGYRGQTVTADLAVTMDQGGDLGFRWNASTGAFELVTDLDLWKQRIPVERFLAQLTQRYALNTVLAASLREGFQVAEQTNAQDGSIELVVTRWDA
- a CDS encoding aldo/keto reductase — its product is MPVLSLGGMRFQQSWSDLPAEQITDASQTNLLLTLQRAVDHGFHHVETARHYGSSERQLGWALPDIPDPHRILQSKVPPRDDPKEFEDLLSLTFERLGRDRLELLAIHGINQPRHLDLALRSGGCLEVVRRWQKDGRIGHVGFSTHGPVDLIATACDSGAFDYVNLHWYYIRQDNSPALDAARRQDMGVFIISPTDKGGHLHSPSDRLLELCAPLHPIVFNDLFCLRDPRVHTISVGAARPSDLDRHLEAVQRLPDAAELIGPVHARLQAAALSSLGADWLSSWQVGLPSWQQTPGEINLPVLLWLHNLLEAWDLEQYARARYRLLGQGGHWFPGANADPLDADVSEQDLRSVLGTSPWRDRIPSLLRRLRDRLAGEPQRRLISV
- the bioD gene encoding dethiobiotin synthase — protein: MTSSPMRIVVCGTDTDVGKTVVSAWLVQGLQATYWKPVQSGLDEGSDRDRICQLLNLPPERWLREAYAFRRPLSPHWAAECDGAELDPACLGLPPCNGPLVVETAGGLMVPLNRSWLQIDQLQRWQLPVVLVARSGLGTLNHTLLSLEALRHRGIAVLGLILNGPPHADNPGTLEQFGGIPVLAQLPPLNPLDAHALDRQWRQQGLSTKFRQLLAPARS
- a CDS encoding alpha/beta hydrolase, yielding MNQAITMHGWAGDASNWRHWREELMALGWHWSDGERGYGNLPPRSPSWHPEPGRRLLIAHSLGLHLLHSSVLETATDVVLLGSFGRFVPSDRAGRAIRAGLAGMASALGSSEERGMLERFLTRAAQPLPLSALPPSSLLERVTAAGRHRLAADLTLLQECSALPAAFPANARVLVVQGNLDAIVPAISQQQLTAALPGDRIEIVTLPDWGHALINLPVLARVRAWLEQGP
- a CDS encoding DUF2997 domain-containing protein, which gives rise to MPQRTLRFTIRPDGRVEERVEGVAGEACQQLTESLEAALGTVERQEPTGEAFLQPEVQSQTLPAHLH
- a CDS encoding HEAT repeat domain-containing protein, translated to MTDASPRDQGLAGLSLDPELLARELAAEQDGDPLDAIAIDDGEEHSLDAARACDQGLILLTQGHDQRLQGLQVFCEHRDPRAVPLLLPLLQRPCPVERMSAVYALGRNPSPPAVQPLLQLLQIDSNAYVRKAAAWSLGNYPDAPVLNPLMQALQTDVAAVRLWCPGSLAEAGSRSASKADPAAGQLLSSLRIDSEPVVRSNCIWALGRLHEQLVPPRQQEIVEAIVESLLQDSEASVRDEARTALEQLEDPGVIERLQALIEEGFLH
- a CDS encoding J domain-containing protein, with amino-acid sequence MPETPSCHYARLGVSVRADPEQLRQAFRRQSKTLHPDTTALPAALAAQRFQQLRESYELLADPARRRLYDEQRLKRTIAPLAAAPDRRDSWQGIGERRPLSGGEWFSLVLLTLALLVCLVFGLGVAALQGRDWQVSPGWLTDEQTRDNAAAPPSHVRPATADHTAESALHPGA
- the rsmG gene encoding 16S rRNA (guanine(527)-N(7))-methyltransferase RsmG, with product MPDPSNPGAELWQVLDWTPTPEQQQQFLTLQELLREWNGRVNLTRLVEGDDFWINQVFDSLWPLGRELQQADRPLNCIDVGTGGGFPGLAVAIALPHARLTLVDSVGRKTAAVAEMARSLGLSERVSVRTERVETTGRDRRCRGMFDLAMARAVAAAPVVAEYLVPLLQPSGQALLYRGQWSEADGRDLQGALRDLKARITEVQQQQLPGDRGIRHLLRLQQDGPCPSGFPRAVGVPGKLPLGS
- the bioA gene encoding adenosylmethionine--8-amino-7-oxononanoate transaminase; protein product: MTSAGPHTRHPNLWPPFTQLARSEPPRRVSRADGALLHLESGEPLIDAISSWWVTLHGHAHPDLAAAVHDQARTLEQVIFADFTHAPAERLAERLSAITGLQRLFFSDNGSTAVEVALKIACQWWANRGEARHQIVAFDGAYHGDTFGAMAVGERNLFSAPFEDKLFPVARVPWPATWWDDDAVEAREAEALAVLSRTLETPTAAVILEPLLQGAGGMAVVRPQFLKAVQRLVHDAGALLIADEVLTGFGRCGDWFASRRAGLQPDLMALSKGLTGGCLPMGVTMASERIFSAFIGSDPSLTLWHGHSFTANPLGCAVANASLDLLEVEPQRFLGFEARHRPHLQALSRHPRVDHCRLIGTLAAFDLAVEGTAGYLNPAGPTVKRIAMEAGVFLRPLGQVVYLLPPLCITDAQLEQCYAAIGKALDQL
- a CDS encoding methyltransferase domain-containing protein, giving the protein MNAAWSRRVLETFDASARRYDALATLQQAMALRLAEHCRRTDIVSGFWVDLGSGTGQLAEALEAIRPGQTVLRVDGSAAMLRQHPATAATERFDLSSGLPLWSRPPTLLASSFVLHWLPEPERQLRRWWNALAPGGVLALSVPIRGSFPQWHAAATAAGVPCTALPLPDGEQLLEAIPGSAIHLQRQLLFTQSASDPLRLLRPMAELGAGTTSAPQLSAAAWRRLLRAWPQAGGRSFRLSWRILLVLLRR
- a CDS encoding DUF3143 domain-containing protein, with translation MSDLPPQTTPLNQHSIRALEQWLDSLGASRVDGDPCLWSLVTPEWTAELQLEREDLRVAWQRPDQADRVCSLPYGLSRADVEAAIQAGP
- a CDS encoding ferredoxin — encoded protein: MTDPSLAFKAPSKLPDAPSGREPMLGGALRERAVWVDEAVCIGCRYCAHVATNTFVVEPSFGRSRAIRQDGDSSERIQEAIDTCPVDCIHWVPFEELDELRDQLACQHLQPLGMPSAVRKRRIKPRHTA